The Ananas comosus cultivar F153 linkage group 6, ASM154086v1, whole genome shotgun sequence genome segment aaattttaattttttttttttcagcatttATGATTTTCTAGGGATAGTTCACTGATTTTTTTCTCCTATGTCTTTGTTTAAGAGCTTAATTAAGAGCACAATTAAGAGTTTAATTAAGAGTTTTTATAGGAGTAGATTTAATTCTTGCAACagtttttgtaattttgttttctcGATCAATATAAATAACTCGATTTATTCAGCCGAGCTTATTTTTTGATCTATTTGTGAATATTTGCGGAGAAACTCGGTTGAGCCAATCCCTCCTCAACCGAGTCGCTTGAATTGCTAATGGCGCATCCGAAGGTCATTTTAGGAGTCAACTCACATTCTGAAGAAGAACCTGACTTTGCCGGCACTTTAATCCGATCAGCGTCGCACCGTATTCAATTTCTAACCcaacaatattaaaatataactttggTTTAAGAAAATAACATTTCATGCATGTATCCGGGGGACATCGAAGCAAATAACCGATTTTCCAAAGGCACAATCGCAAACTCACACTTTGAATAGTTCATACCCCAATAAAAATGTTCAAAGGGGTATAGATGCaccccaaaaaacaaaaaagtttaaacttttcCAGCTAATGAAGggcatttatttaaaaaagtttgaTCCACACCCATGTGGGTcaagtttttaattaattacgTGGGGGTAagtttttttccctttatttttttcctgCCCTTTTTGCGGTGTACGAGATTTTAGCAGTTGATGATGGCGCGAGTGCACGCGGTGGGGAAATCGATTCCTCCCCTTTCTCCCTATGCGAGACCCCGTTAAATTATTCCCCCTTGTGCTCCtcacccttctttttttttttcttttttttttttttttttgtggacagtgatgattaaattatttactggtttatgataattttaattttaattttaattttaattttaatttcatagatcttatattttgaatgataataaaattatcCCAATGTCGCTTGAGTTAGAAGAACATGCGAAAAATTATCTATTACCTTAAGTCATGAACACAATAGATTTAGTTTATGACAACATAACAAAACATTCTTACTAGTAGAGATTCTCAAATAGCAAATTGTAGGAAAATCCTGAAATATTACGAATTGGATAATGACTTGGTTTTAAGTTTACaattttgtttattgttttcttattcAGGCACGACGTTCGAAGCGCTTGAAAAACTGTGCGTATCCCTAATAATTTAGTTTCCCCCTTTTTCGTTGGTATTGTTAACAAActatattttgattaatttatactAATTTCTTAAAAGTGAGGGTTAGGCACTGACGCGTCCCCATCTCCCGTCCGAGCCCAAACCCACCACTCCCACCCACCCACCCCGGGTTTTCAATCAACGCTTTCCTTGTCCTCTTCCCCGGCCcctccttttttgttttgtttttttttttttttaatttggtgatcggcaaattttttttttttttttttttggtaaatacGATCgtgttttaattttgaaataattataaaaCCAGAAAACGAAAGAAAGAGGCTCGGTTCAGACTCTATACGAATGTTAATCTGATCTGATCTAATACTAATCTAATGTAACGGACTGAAAAAAGCAAAAGCGCTAGCGCACGAGCTAAGATACCGTCCACtattcgctctctctctctctctgtctctctctctctctctctccatccccACAACGCATTGATAGATCCTATTCCTTTCTCCCACCAGAGTTCCGAGTGATTCAAAATCCCCGCACAAGCGTGCAGGGATAAAAGAGGGATGAGAGATACCTAGCAACAAGGGAAAGTCCAAATAAAGCTCGAGTTGTGGGTGTGTGaggtgaggagagagagagagagagagagagagagagagcgcatgCGTGGGAGAGTGGGAGGGAGGGGGGTAGGGGAAAGAAGCAGCTGCTCCTCGCGCGCGACTCTCGAAGCGCTCGCATAAGCCGTTTTGCCGGTCGACTGCTTACCCTCCGCTacacaaaacaaaaccaaaacacATGCTCCTCGATCCCCtcaacccctcctcctcctactactactactactactactcgTCACTACTAACACTCATAATAATAACTACCACTACTGCTGCTACTCCTTGTACCTCTACCACCACTGCTGCATCTCCTCCTGCTGCtctctattttttctctccttcCTGTTAATTATTATTAGCTCTTCTCATTATAAAGgagctaattattattaattaagactctctgctttgctttgctttgcttGGCTGGGCCTTGGTTGGCTTGGCTTTgtgaaagaaattaattaagaagaagaagaagaaggaagggaATTGTATAGGGAGGGAGGTAGAGAAGGAGGGGATCAGAAGAGATGATTACGGTGTCGGATTTTTACCACGTGATGACGGCGGTGGTGCCGCTGTACGTGGCGATGATACTGGCGTACGGGTCGGTGAAGTGGTGGAAGATATTCTCGCCGGACCAGTGCTCGGGGATAAACCGGTTCGTGGCGCTGTTCGCAGTGCCGCTGCTGTCGTTCCACTTCATCTCGACGAACAACCCGTACACGATGAACGTGAAGTTCATCGCGGCGGACACGCTGCAGAAGCTGATGGTGCTGGCGGCGCTGACGGCGTGGAGCCACCTGAGCCGGCGGGGGTGCCTGGAGTGGACCATCAcgctcttctccctctccaccCTGCCCAACACGCTCGTCATGGGCATCCCGCTCCTCAAGGGCATGTACGGGGACTTCTCCGGGAGCCTCATGGTGCAGATCGTCGTGCTGCAGTGCATCATCTGGTACACGCTCATGCTCTTCATGTTCGAGTTCCGCGGCGCGCGCCTGCTCATCACCGAGCAGTTCCCGGACACCGCCGGATCCATCGCCTCCATCGTCGTCGACTCCGACGTCGTCTCGCTCGACGGCCGCCGCGACGCCATCGAGACCGAGGCCGCAGATCAAGGAGACGGCAAATTCAACGTCACAGTGCGCTCGCTCCAACGCTCGCGCTCCGACATTACTCCCGCCGCTCCATGGGCTTCTCCAGCAACCCCGGCACCCTCCAACCTGCAACGCGAACGCCGAGATCCTTACTCGCTCCAGTCCTCGCGCTAACCCCACCGCCCGCGCGGTCTCCAGCTTCAACCACCGCTTCTACTCATGGTCGGCCGCAGCTCCAAACTTCGGCGCCGCCAGACGCCTACCCGTGGCCGGGGCGGCGGGCGCCTCCACCCCGCGCTCAACTGAGGACGACGGCCCGCCGCCGGCGCAGCCAGTGTCGCGGACGCACGACACGTACTCGGCGCCCAACCCCAACGCGTGTTCCTCGCACCGCCGGAAGCGCGCCGAGCGCGCCGCGCGCCGGCAGCCGAGACGGGCTCGGCGCGCGGCGCGGGCGGCGCCGGTGGGGTGAAGAGGCGAACGGGCTGCGACGGAGGACCGGGGGACGAAGACCTCCCCTTTGTGTGGAGCTCCAGCGCCTCCCGCCGTCTCCCGACATCTTGGAAACAATCCCTATTACGgcatcgccgtcgccgccgccgcgaacGACCCCGCCGCAGTCAAAGAAGTCAGGCTCGCCGTCTCGCCCGGCAAAAGTAATTCACGcacattattatataataaaattagattaattaattaataattaattagatgtgtgtgtgtgtgtgtgtctctctctctctctctctctctgtattattattattgatttctttttctttttcgttttcttttttttaatttaaaaaaaaaaccattattattatttatttatttatttttgttggcGAGAAAATTGACAGTGGATCGACGGAAGGAGGGGGAGGAGTACGTGGAGAGGGACGACTTCAGCTTCGGGAACAGGGGGATGATGGAGAGggacgagggcggcggcggggacgaGAAGACGCACGACGCGACGGCGGGGAAGGGCGGGGGGCTGCACGGGGCGACGGCGATGCCGCCGACGAGCGTCATGACGCGGCTGATCCTGATCATGGTCTGGCGCAAGCTCATCCGCAACCCCAACACCTACTCCAGCCTCATCGGCATCATCTGGGCCCTCGTCTCCTTCAGGTGAAAAGCATTCATTTGCAATGGACCCTCACCACATGCGCGGTCAATAGTACTAAACAGTAACTcccaataaaattaaaattacaattttaaattaaattaatttaatttaatgctGCCCAATATTAGATTGTACTGTAccgtttctttttcttttgttttctccctcctccctttctttctttctttctttcttttattattattattttttttttttttactgttgtgttgtgttgtgttgtgttgtgttgtgttgtgtttAACAGTGGTGGTTTGGCTAATAATGGTTGTTGGAATTGCAGATGGCATGTTGAGATGCCTGCCATTGTCTCGGGCTCCATCTCCATACTGTCGGATGCGGGCCTCGGAATGGCTATGTTCAGCCTCGGTCAGTACTTCCATGTgcctctcctcctcctgctcctcctcatactctctttcactctctctctctcactgttACTGACACTTCAAGTAGCAGTTATCTACTCGTGGGGGACACTCCTCATGTAAATTGGAGCTCCTATCAAAATgtttaaaataaagtttgaaaattaCCTGCTGTTTTTAACAttaaagtttttcaaaaaaaaaaaattacattagtCGAGATTTTCTGTTTTCCAACTAAAAAGcttattttaacttttcacCGTCCGTAACAAATGCTCTAATAATGAGACCAGTGTGGCTTTGCTTCGGCCTTTATTTTTACTATACAGTTCATCTTTACTAAAAGCATTCCACAAACAGCAAAGACGAGAGCCTTTACTCTACtggaaaggagaaaagagatTCTGTGGTCGCAAAAGTAAAAGCTAGGATTTGTTATAAACTTCCGATTTTAATAAAAAGGGAAACATTTGGAAGATTAGAATGTTTCTTCAAATAGAAATATCAGGCGGTTAGTAGTACGTTATGTTCAGAAAAGCTGTTCTGAAAGCCGagctttatctttttctttttttggttaaagTTGGTCCAATGTTCTGAGCGAGCAATATGCGTGCGTGTGCAGGGCTGTTCATGGCGCTGCAGCCGCGGATCATAGCATGCGGCAACCGCGTCGCGACATTTGCCATGGCCGTCCGGTTCCTCGCAGGCCCAGCCGTCATGGCCGCCGCCTCCATCGCCGTAGGCCTCCGCGGCAACCTCCTCCACGTCGCCGTCGTCCAGGTCTCACTCTCTCTGACACAAAGCGTCGAACACCATACGTGCGCCGTCCCTGAGACGCCCCGACTAACCGCTTTCCTCTTTTTGGGTctctttcttattattattattatttcaattttttttttttaatttaggccGCGCTCCCTCAAGGCATTGTCCCCTTCGTCTTCGCCAAGGAGTACAACGTGCACCCCGACATACTCAGCACTGCGTGAGTACTTTTAAAAAAGCTCGAACATCTTTTGCAGTGTCTGGTATCGTGTGTTTCCATTGTAGATTCCCTTTTGTGTGCGCGTGTGCGCAGCGCCTCTAATGGGTCTCGTGATGTGCTTGCAGGGTCATTTTTGGGATGTTGATTGCGCTCCCCATCACGTTGGTTTACTACATTTTCCTTGGCCTGtagtgtgtgcgtgtgtgtacATCTCTTAAGTTTactttttaactcttttattaGAGCACAACAGAGGAGTCGTCGACCCACAGCAAGGCAaggggagagaggagggggagggggagggattAATTTAGGGTTTGGAAAATGGAGTGGATCGAGTAGCAATTTCCCGCAGTTTGTGGAGAATTAAGGAGGAAGAGAATCGATCCGGTTCGGACCTGATCGCAGTTCAATCGGAAGACGATGTTGTAAAATGATGTGATATTTGATCTTAGAGCTCTtgtttcttccttttcctcGAATTCCGCTTTTCTCTTTNtttttttttttttttttttttttttttttttttgagtcatCAAATGTTGCGCACGACATGCATCTTGTAGGAAATTGCTCTGAAATGTTTATTAGTCTTAATTAATACTCTTTGCCCATCAGATGAGTATTTACTCGTGCCGCATATTTAGATTGAGAACGTAACgttttattaaataaaagacAACAAAAAACGAAAATGAAAAGAGActacataatatataaataataaaagtaaagaaagaaacaaagataTCACTTTCTCAAGTCGTCCATCTATATAGTCCTGCAGCGGAAATGGAAAAATCCAAGCCCATCTCTATTTTGATAATGACAGTGAGCTAAATGTCGCAATTTTGCTACGCCCCTTTCACCACTCCATGGTGATAAAaagtagaaattaaaaaaatatctacaacCAGCATATGATGTGAATGAAACATCATTAGTATCTACACGTCATTAACTTAATTAAGCTAACGGTCTGTTCGTTCGTTTGTTCGCAAGTGATTTTCagattgaaaattatttttgaagtttagataaaatttattttttgatcacTGTTGATTTATCAAAAGTCAATGGATTTTAGAGTTACAGTTATCTCATTTTCTTCGATAATTGACTCTGTTACGATACGATATTCTGGAAAGGCATAGCTATGGACAAATTTAATTCACGGTTTAAATAGccaaaatatagaaatttaaagTCGATAGCAACTTTACTCCTTCCATAATGGGCGAAACAAACATACCCTACAGGAAGGATATGTGTGGGAGAACCGCTACCTTTCATTGGAGACCTTATCTGATTAGATATGTCGGGATAGTGGTATAAAGCGAAAGAGAAggatttgaaagaaaaaattataaaaaaataataataataaaaagaaaaaaaaaatggagaaattTTGAGAGTATGTGGGTGGTGGAGATAGAGAGTAATTGGGTCACTTTGGTCCCCCTCCATTTCGCCCCAATGTTGGGTTTGATGTGGACTCTTTTAGCATATTCCGCGACACAATCACCATTTGTGTCCCAATCGTATTAAGGAACTCGCTGggccttttgtttttttgtttttttttcaattttttgaacttCCCTTTTTAGCCTTGTTgtggtttaattaattataataataattagttattaccCGCTGTTTTAGTGCAATTATTAAACTAATTAAACTAATATTTGACGAGATTACGGGGATTCGGGGCGTGAGTGGGCTCGCAAAATTGGGACCAATAATCGAATTTGTAATGCTTGTTAGTGATAGTTAGTCATGTTGAGACGATATTCCTTccttaaaaaaacaaatttgatttggtGGTTTTTAAGCCACGCTTTTGAGGACAATTATTAAACTAATATTTGACGAGATTACGGGAATTTGAGCGTAAGTGGGCTTACATAGTGGGGGCCTCTATATTTAGTTTGTTAATTAAGGCTAGTAGTGGTAGTAGCAATTTCGACatcctccttttcttttttttttttctcctatgaaatctttatatatatataattagattactatactattaatagcatcaagttattaatgctattagattttcgatcCTTAAATGAAAGAATGTACGGTTTGGTAGATAGTGGTCCCTAAAATTGAGTCGGTacttggttgaataatataatctaacggataaaaatgatcaaaaagataaatctaacggtgaaaaatttggtagcacaagTGCTTAGTGCTcttgatagcatagtaaccggactctctctatatattatatatgtaatttacACTCTCATCAAATCTCTTTCTAGCATCTGCATCATAATATAAAAGAAGAatgaatactatatatatatatatatgtacatacatatatccaCGATAGATCGTAAGCACCAATCAACTATTCCAAAAACACGTACCGATAAGAAGGATGCACCTCTCGCACTTAAGGGTTCAATCACAGTGCTCAGGAATTTCGACCTGAATTAATCCATCTGAACATTAGGTCTCTTACCGTTAGATCTTTTGTGAATCATAATTAAccccactcaacttattagatTCATCCAACTTGACTTATTAACCTCATAAACCTTTTTATTACGGGACAGAAAGTTTAATCTATTTTAgttcaataataaatagccagcATACACCTCATAATGATGCGTGCACAACTACTCCGATGAAATTCAAAACTACTTATCTTCCTTTTCTAACTTTTAccaacaacaaattaaaagctaaaaaatccaaaaaaagttaaagaataGACAAGCTAGGCCAAAGTCATAAAACAATCTTTGGACACAGGGTCAGAGTAATACTTTGGTGAGCTTTATACACTATCCCATAATTATATCGCACAAATAaatccctctatatatatatatatatatatatatatatatatatatatagcatgtgtatattaattaatacatcaatgcctttttttttacgaaaaaaagaaaaagaaatttaaaaatacaggTAAGAGTACTCACCATGCTGTTGTTGTTGGTGGCACGTGACCATGCAGCGATAACACACCAAAAGTTGTCATATAACAATTGGATCTAATCAGAATTGGCCATGTCGCCACCCACTGTACGTACTCatgggtctctctctctctctctctctctctctctctctctctctctctctctctcaatgttTTGGCCACATACAAGGTGTTTGTCGAGCTACGGAACAAATAGATACACTGCCATTTTTTATGCTACATGTTTACAGCTACATGGCAACTCCGAATGTTACGTACATTTTTAATCACAATCACGGGGAACCATTAATTTTACGATTCTTTGGAAATTGGAGCTCGCAAATTTGCTGGTGCTCCACTCATCAGAAACAGTGGAGATACAACTGGGAAACTGGCCCagtgtcttttctttttttaactatggaaattacatatatatacttttttctatAGCATTTATTGCatgcaaaaataataatatgtgaCCTTTACTGTAGATGAACTGAAATATAACAAATTCTACTGTTTAGTTCTAGGAGCAATTTGGACGTGTACTTAAAGTCTtaaacaaagaaagaaataataagaTGACGTGTCAATTTAGCCATCTTTCATCCAGTTTAGGTGGAGGGATAAGATTGACTTTTTGTGGTCTAGCTTTTGAGCTGTAGCCAAACCTCGTGATAAattgtattaattaataatatttatgaaaaaaatcatGCGGTGGTGATCAGGCATTGGAAGGAGATAGAGTGAAAGTACGGATCGTTTTAAGAAGTCAAGCTAGTAATTGAAAGTACGGATCAATTTAGAAATTAAGTCAAACTCTATTGATTCTCGCacaaaaaaacgaaaaagaaaacatGTGTTAGTCAAAGAAAACAATCTGGAAAGGCAAACCTCGATCGATCAACTCACGTACATGATGGAGGTCCGATGAACACATCACACGTCTTACCCGGAGATGCGACAAAATTGATTGACGGAGGTTTTTAACTGAATCGTAATTAACAGGAATCTGAACTCACAACCTTGTGAAACTGATGACGCTAATTAGGAAAGCAATAGCTATACCTCTTTTTCGAGGAGAAGCTTGAACGAACTTTAGAATTTGCTACTTGAAGCTCTACTTTTAAATTTCTACGTtgctattataatattttaataaattatttttctctttctgaaAGCTACGTTCAATCTCATTCTTGTGCACACAAAAGCTCCAGACAAGCCAAACAGACTGATTCATTTGGGTGTCGACCAATGCGAGGGTGGATTTCAGAGTACAGCTTACTTCCTAGCTGTTTCGAAGGATAGCCACACAATTATGCAGTGTGTCCATGTCTTCTTGCACCAATGAGAGGTTCCAATTATTTTTctcattaaataaaaaaaaaataaagagttgcGTATTTCTCTTTCATCATCAATACTTTCTCACTGTGATAGCACTGGTTCATAATAAGGTTGCAGCAATGCAACCACAACGATCGAATTAAGTAGATTCATtgcaattttcaaatttaatcaaTAAGTAACGATCAGATTCAATAAATACCACGACTCTTAATGTTTTAGATAATGCCAAATCGATCTCAACGTTGAATCTACGCAaatgtttttctaaaaaaaattttagcattATAAAggctatagtttttttttttttcaaccatgATTAAAATCACAAAAAGAGTATTTAACTTCGATTATATTGTAGATTAAATAACATAAAAGCATGATCCACTAGTCCCTGTACAAAAACTTGTACTCTTTGTAGATCGTGCACCGAATGGATAAGCTTGTTCTCTTCAAATCAATGCTCTTGTGTTTCCAACCCGCATCGATTTGTCCGTTCCTTGGCAACTAAGCATTTGGAATCCATTATATTATTCtccaataaagaaaaataatattgacatggttaaatttgattaaagcacaataaatttacttaattatagtgaccaaatttgaaaaaaaaattacctatCAATATCAAAATCGGTTTTGTTAATATTGAACTAGAGTAATAGCTCCACAGTAATAGCTCCAcacgaaagggttcaaaatcaacagctgaaaataaaaatctcacaaaaagtggtgatatagtacgtactaaaattttcgatcagagatattaatcttactgtagataaaaaaaaaatttatttgatttggatatttttatatcgtaaacttgaaaattcattaaaaattattgatttttaaccattttgatcgttagttaaataatatcaaaaaatcataaaatttattttctaaatatagcctctcactctctctctctctctctctctctctctctctctctctctctatatatatatatatatatatatatatataaatttcatactttttcgatattattttcttgtccatcaagtagacataaaaatgaatggctaaaaatgaatatcctctaaaacgtgatgatagaaattttgtaattatgatcaaaagtatagatcttgttctaaatagtttaaaaaattttctaaccaaaattcaattgatttggataactttacaccattaaacgagaaaacccttcatatcaaccattaaaattactaattttgaaaccctttgatccaTTAGCAAATGATGtccgaaaagatttgaaatttaagtttctAAAACCTCTCAGTTCGATTAGATCTGTTCAATGATGCGATCATCGATTGTAAAGCTGCCatgattgaaaacaaatggtggCATACGACGCCGCGTTTGCTACCGTAGcaattccagctcaactctatatacatatcaataactactatatatatataacctcatataatatatatatatatatatagtcttatatatatatagatataagcTAAGGGTAACGACTATCATTCCAACCATAGAATTTTTGATCGCAAAGCTAAAAAATCataagcaccaactactttatgcttccagtacatagtagctctacacatatatatacatatagtcggctactatgctatcgttAGTACGGAATGCTCGTGCTAccagttgttttcgatgatgcggcttccaaatcgacgatcagcgcTTCGTTAGAGCTTGATCTACACTTTTGAAAgtattggaaactaaatttcaaaattttttcgaCACTCATTTGACTATGATCAAAgatctcaaatttgacaattttaatggccgatgtgtgtgtttgtgagtttaatggtgtaaaacatccaaatcgataaaattttatagaaaattcttttcactatttagagtaagattagtatatctgatcttgaattttaaattcttttatcatcattttttatgagtttttatttcagccgttcaaaTTTTAGACtaacttgtttgataggtaaataatatcgaaaaattatgaaattcagtttctaaatacttttaatagtgtacatcaagtttaatagagccgatcgtcgatttggaagccgcatcatcgaaaacaacttggtagcacggagccgcGATAGTAGTAagcctagttcatatatatatatattatatatatatatatattatatatatatatttaattaattatatatattatatgtattatatatatatatatatatataatataatgagtTGCTCCCTATAACTATCGATACGTAGCCAAGCCCTTTGTACTTTTGAGCTTTTTACGCGTAGATCTACCATTTGATCAGTTTCATCCGTTAGCATTAATACTATTAACCAaaactactcaaccctaggggaccactatcatcctaaccgcacgtCCTTTCATCTAAtagccgaaaactcaatagtaccaaggacttggtactatcgatagtatagtagcataattcatatatatatatatatatatatatagagagagagagagagagagagagagagagagagagagtagggctactatactcttatgagtatagaacccttactactcataagttgttttcgatgttggagttttcgaatcgacaatccacaccgttaaacatgatctagagtatttgaaacctctagaaaataattttcataaattttcaaaatcattataaagtccatcaagcgagtataaaatgaatggttaaaatcgaatgacatcctaaaaatggatgatca includes the following:
- the LOC109711964 gene encoding LOW QUALITY PROTEIN: probable auxin efflux carrier component 1c (The sequence of the model RefSeq protein was modified relative to this genomic sequence to represent the inferred CDS: deleted 1 base in 1 codon; substituted 1 base at 1 genomic stop codon), with the protein product MITVSDFYHVMTAVVPLYVAMILAYGSVKWWKIFSPDQCSGINRFVALFAVPLLSFHFISTNNPYTMNVKFIAADTLQKLMVLAALTAWSHLSRRGCLEWTITLFSLSTLPNTLVMGIPLLKGMYGDFSGSLMVQIVVLQCIIWYTLMLFMFEFRGARLLITEQFPDTAGSIASIVVDSDVVSLDGRRDAIETEAADQGDGKFNVTVRSLQRSRSDITPAAPWASPATPAPSNLQRERRDPYSLQSSRNPTARAVSSFNHRFYSWSAAAPNFGAARRLPVAGAAGASTPRSTEDDGPPPAQPVSRTHDTYSAPNPNACSSHRRKRAERAARRQPRRARRAARAAPVGXRGERAATEDRGTKTSPLCGAPAPPAVSRHLGNNPYYGIAVAAAANDPAAVKEVRLAVSPGKMDRRKEGEEYVERDDFSFGNRGMMERDEGGGGDEKTHDATAGKGGGLHGATAMPPTSVMTRLILIMVWRKLIRNPNTYSSLIGIIWALVSFRWHVEMPAIVSGSISILSDAGLGMAMFSLGLFMALQPRIIACGNRVATFAMAVRFLAGPAVMAAASIAVGLRGNLLHVAVVQAALPQGIVPFVFAKEYNVHPDILSTAVIFGMLIALPITLVYYIFLGL